TAAGCAGTCCCAGCCTAAATGTATGCTGACTAAAAACCTTATAGGCAGTTGCAGGCTACACATAACAGCGTATGGTTATTCACCTCAGAGGCGTCAGCTCCattatattttccagttttaaatctccTGATTTGTGGACATACTGCTTCCCTCCAGCAGAAcagaagctccttaagggcaggaattgtcttatTTATTTATGATCCTCAGTGCCTAACATTGTGCCTATACTTAGTATATACTCGCTGAATTGAATTGACTGGTGGAAGAGATGTTTTTTAGATGTTAATGGTGAAAACTCCAGTTAGGCGGTTAGCACCGCTGCCCATTTTCTTGACCTTTAGGATTATCCATTCCAAATATCTCCTCTTCTATTTACAGGGATTGGAGAAAGGTGTTAGCTCTCCTAAGGAGACAATCTGaaatattaaagtttaaaatgttaTATGACTTGGCATATTAACAATTAACTCTGATTAAAACTTTGGGACTGCAAAAGAATGCCAATTATAAATGCCCCAATTTAGTGACTAGTTTCTATTTTTGTCAATctaattcaaaaaacatttattaagtgcctatgtgccaggcactgtgctaggcatggaAGAGTTCCTATATGCAAGGAGCTAATTTTGGCCATTGTGGGGGAAGGCGGGGAGCAAGGAGAGAAATAGAGGGAAGAAACCACATATACAGAgataaagcaaatacaaaatataattaagaTAAACGCAAAGTTGGGGGGAAGGCTTTCCTAAGTTACTGACCTTGAGCTGAGCATTAAAGAGAGTTAGGGGTTCCAAGATGTGGAAGTtaagggcaggggaaggggaattCCAGTAATGGTACATAGCCTATAAAAaaagcatggaggcaggaaatgaaATTTCAGGGTTAGGAGCATCTACTATGCCCTTGTGGCTGGAAATACAGTACATGTTGAGAGTAATGTCTAATTACCCTGCAAAGACAAATCAGAATCAGATTGTGACAGACAGGCtctaatgccaaacagagaagtttctaTTTATACTAGAACAGGGAGCCACCGAAGCTTTTGAGCAGGTGCCTGGCATGGTCAGACTTAGGCTTTCGATATATCCAGTTGGTGATATGGAGGATGGAGTGAGTGGAAGCAGGGACCTCAATTACCTATTGGAACAGCCTAGGAGAAATGGGATAAGGGCTGAAACTAAGGTGTTGGCTGTGAGAGTGCAGAAAATGGCATGGATGCAAGACGGCATCTCTGTAGAATAGAACCTCAAAGACTTTAGGTCTGCTTTGCCTACTCTCATCTTTGCACGtgtttgtcgttcagtcatgctggactcttcatgactccttggacctggggttttcttggaaaagatactggagtagtttgccacttctttctccattgtgtaccccttttacagatgaggaactgaggcaaacaagagatAAGTGATTtgctagggtcacacacctagtgagtgtctgaggccacacttgaactcggatcttcccgactgcaggcctggtgctctatctactgcaccacctagctgacccttgtACTTGCTGTACATAACAGAAAAGTGAcacttgaaagcagggactgccatttttgtctctgtatacaCAGTGACTGGTTTAGTACCTGGTACCTAGTAGCTGCTCAGTAAGGGCTTATTCAGTTGGATACAGGGAGGGTGAAGAGTCTAGGATGACTCTGTGGTTGAGAACCTGAAGGCATCGGGAAGGGTGATGAAACCCTTATAAAAACAAGGAAATTAGGAGGAGCGGGTTTTGGGGGAACATGCTGAATTTTGGGTGTCTATGGGACGTCCAGATGGGGATATACagcaggcagctggagatgtgggactggagctcaggagaaagatccAGTTATGTAGATTTCAGAGTCCTTAGCCTACAGGTCATAGTTGAACCCAAGATAGCTAAGATATTATAAATGCAGGTTCTTAAAGTTAAACCAGATTTCTGTAAAGCAAATTCtactttgctattattttttttttaagtgagctGGCCTCTGAGCCGGAAGTCCTTGTTCATGTTCCTCCTCAGacacaaactggctgtgtgaacctgggtttAGATGTTTAACCTCTCAAGGTCATAGCCAACATTCTAATATAAGTTGCAAACAAAGGACCAACCTGCAGTGGTAGAGTTCCTTCAGCCAGGAattccctataacaatgaaacaTAGGACCAAAGTTAAGCCCTcattatgggggggggggcaactgTTTATTTGGTAGTTGTTTCAGTGACCTCCAAACTCATTTCAAAtgccaaaagggggaaaaagatgcAGCTACTGTGATCTTACAATGTGTTGAAAGGATGCTTTTGGGGCCTAACCTGATGAGAGACCCACAGTTGGCAGAAGAGAGCAACCAGCCTAGCCCATCCCAGGAAGTGGCCTAGGGAGAGGTGGAAGAGGGCAGGCAGCACCCTTCTTCCTCTAGCGGGGCTACCCCCAAGGTTGACAGACTAGACCCGGGAAGGCAAGGCAAAGAGGCAGAAGTGGTCCTTGGCCAAACTCTGAAGCCCCCTTCAATGCCTAGTTTCTCCAACAATAGAATGCCAGGAAAAAATCTTAAATTAATTGTGTTGTACAGGAAAGACAGTTCTTAGGGCCTTGTGAGATACCAAGTTACCACTCACTGGAGGTTTTCACATTAAACTTGTAGGCGCTAGAGGTAGGGCCATCTAGgtgcatggttttttttttttttttaagaggaggaaaccaaggaggTAAAGGGATTTGCTACCCAAGGTCACTGAGGAAGCAACCAAGGCAGAGCACTTTCTACCAACCCAAGGACATCTGTGGATAGCTTTGGGACTGAATCCTCTAACCTTTTTATAAACACATTATAATTTCAAAAACACATTATCTTTGGTTCTGATAGAACTTCAAAGAACACTGTCTCCTTACACTTAAAAGCTAAGTTTGCTCTCCAAATCATGACTGCCCTAAATTGGGAGAGATGCTCATACAATTTCACTGTGCAAATAATATGTATTTTACCTTTCAAGAATGACAGCTACTCAGATTGTTATAATCACTGCATATAGGGACTTTTCTTGTGAAGTAATGGATCTAAATGGGCATTTTCtatagttagcttttcacaaTGGTAACATTTTAGAAGAACTTGCTTAACTGTAGCATGTTTATTTCTATTACTCCATTTTAGCATATGGGAAACCCTTCCTCAGTTGGGAATAATCTATAGTCTTTCAAATATTAAGTATTCTAAGAAATGCACtatggggaagaaggaaaaaattataaCACTATATAATGGAGCAGAAATATGCAGAATGTTTCATTGAAGTACATCagacagaaaaaaggaagtatTCTTTAATTTACTCCAGAATAAAAACATTCCAAACAATTTCAAATGCGCCTCTAGAATGTGTCTTAAGGAAAAGGAACAACCTTTTACAATAGAAAACTAGTCTATCCCTTTGGTACTAAGACAACCTGTAGAAATGGGAACATCACTTGACTGAAAAAGGTTGCCTAGGTACCTTTATAATTAGAAAAAgactccattacaatcataaaatcttagagcTTGAAAAGAGCAGAGAACACTTatctcaaccccctcattttacatatgaagcaACTGAAGTCTTAGATCACTGAGCAAATAGATGCACTGATATTTtagaatgttttctttcataCAACCTATTAAAATTGGTACCATATCCTTCTTGTTTGTTCAAAGCCTAAATACACAAGTCATTCCCTATGTGTAGACATTAATAATTAACAAGTTGCTTTTCAGTTGAAATGCTGTTTCACTGTTTTCTCCAAATATTTAGCATGCCACATTGTATAATGTCAACAAACAAATATCTGTAAGGCTCAAAACAAGACATCAGATTCACAGATTCAAAAGTATGGCACAAAGGAGCTGGATATATCACaggatttttaaaacattcaaaaTATTTCATACAAAAAAAAGTGAACTCACTGGTGTCAAATGCCACTAAATTCATTtatacaacatgtaaataagtaaCTTAAATAAGACCATAAAAATCAAGGGGAAACTACTGCATAAAACTCCCTCTTTAATAATTAGCTCTATGTTCCACTAGCAAATATCTGGGCATTGCTtctttttaaagtagaaaatgTCCTTGCAAGAAGAATCCCATTTCACACTCACAGTACAACTGGAATTACATTCACAATGGTCACGATGGCTGCTCTGTGCCAGGTTTTCTAAAATGAGGTAGGTAAAAAAATTGGGAGTTTCAGATGCCTAGGACTCATTTGTTTTATATCTGCTCTTCTTTAAAATGGTGTTTAAAATGTTAAccatgatgtttaaaaaaaaaaacaaacttaatgAAGACCTTgcctaaaaagagaaaaaacactaTTTCAAAAAAGGCAGACCATTATAAAATACagattcttctcttcatttaagAACAAAATACAACTGATTTGCCAACCATCACACTTCACAGAACCAGATGACATGGACTGACCCTAAAAAGTCACTTACACCATGTCATTGGTTTTGGCCTAGGAGTATGGCATACAGAGTACTAACAAACATTGAATTATTCAGTTAAGGGACCAGACCAGCTGTTGCCCTTTTGAACTTTTCATCCTTAATAACCAGGGTTTAACAGTTATAAATCCGAATTGAATTTCTAAGTGAGAAGTGAATTCTCTGAGGATTTGACACCCGCAGGAGATTCAGGCATCAATTCATGCCCAGCACTGCAGTGAGGCCTAGATTTGGGGATATGGGTGGGAGGTTAGACTGGGCAGCGGGGACCAGATACGGATGCCAAGGGGTGGCAGGCAGGGCAGTAGTGGCCAGACCCGCGACTGTAACACAACGCCGGGCTAATGGCTCTGGAAGATGTCAGTGCCTGGCCAGCGCTTGGACCCCGTGGTGGAGGCCTGGGTGGaagcagaagggaaggcagggaggcCCGGTCTGGCCTTGGCCTTCTTGCGGGGTGCCATGGGGGAAGCGCCCAGGAACTTACTGAAGGAGCCGGACTTCCTGATGCCGCGGGCCAGGTCCTGCAGCATCAGGTCGTCGGCCAGCACACCCAGGAAGGCGCTGGTGGTGGAGCTAAGGATGGAGGCTGCCACCTGCACAGGCCGCCTGGCCGGGCCGTCGTGCTCCACGGGGCAGCGAAGGGCGGGGTCGCCTAGCAACAGACGCAGCGCGTACGAGGCTCCGGGCCGCAGGTACTGGTAGGCTCGCCGCCCGCTGTGGTCTCGGACGAGCACCTGCGCGCCCAGGCGCTCCACCAGCAGGATGGCCGCGTCCTCGTGGCCGTGCAGGGCCGCCAGGTGCAAGGGGGTGTAGCCGCCGTGCGAGCGGGCGTTCACGTCGACGGGCGCTCCCCCGCGGCGCGCCACTTCCACCAGCTGCAGCACCATGTCGCGGTCGCCGCTTTTGGCCGCCCAGTGCAGGGCGGTGAATCCCGACATGAAGTCGCGCTTGGCAGCCAGGCTCCGATCCCGCAGCAGCAGCCCGTGAAGCTGGTGAGTCCAACGGCCGCCGGCCGCTCTCACCAGCCACTCGTGCTCGGCTGGCTCCAAGGGCACGGTGGGCGGCGGCGGCTGGGGGACGGTGGAGGGCAGCTCCTCGATCTCGGGGCTCAGCAGGCGCGGGCCGGCCCGGGACAGGCGCCGGAGGTGAGGGGACCGGCCGCCCCCCAGTGCGAGACCCAGGCCCGACTCCTCCACCGAGAGTCGCCGCCGCAGCCGCGGGGAGTCCCCGGGCACGGGCAGCAGAGACGAAGCTGCCACCGCCGGTTCTTCCGACAGCTGGCGCCGCAGTCCCTGCTCGTCTGCCCGGACCCGGATCACCGACGGGACGCAGCGGACAGGCAGCATGCAGGGCTTCCGCGGCTGGAGCGGGGGCAGCTCCTCGGGCGCAGCCGGGGTCTGTGGAGGGGCCGCGGGCGTGTACCTGGACTGCAgggcaggggttggggtgggggcggCAGCGGCAGCTTCTTTCAGGTCTGGGTACGGGGGCAGCTCCTCCGACAGCGGGGATAGGAGCAGCTCCTCGGACGGCGGGGATGGGGGCTGCTCCTCCGACGGCGGGGACGGAGACCTATGCTCCTGGGCTGCGGCTGCATCTGAGGAAGTTTGCAGTGGCAGCTCAGCCGGAAGGTCCGTATCCAGCTCCTGGGCCTCGGAGGTCGGCGGGTCCCCAGGGAGGGGGTCCCCAGCGGCTTCGGAGGGCGTCGGGGGCGCGGGCCGTGGGGTGAAGGAGGCGCGCGGCTTCTTGCGCAGCACCACGAACTTGACGCCGTCCAGCTCTTTGACCACCGCCACATCGTTGACGAATTGCTTGAAACATTTCCTGCGGGCAGCCCGGCCGCCCGGGTCCCCCGCGTCCAGCAGCGGCTTGAAGCGGCTCACGAACTCCGAGTTGCGCACCTTGCCCCCGCGCTCCTGCAGGAAGCCCAGCACTGCAGCCTGGCTcacccccgccgccgccgccgcagccgccGCTGCCAGCGCCATCCCTGCGGACTTCAGGGCAGGCTGGACCTTCTCCTGGCCTTGGCAGCTCCGCCCAAGGCGCCTCCTGCGGCGGGCCCCTCCCTCGGCTCTCCCAGAGCCCGCTTCCCACCTGTCGGCCCTGGCTGGCAGCTCCTTTCCCGAGGCGCTGTTCCCAGTCTCTGGCAGGTGGGCACTGCTGGGGGAGGGCGTCtatgcgggggagggggggggggagaggatcCACAGCAGAGGAATCTGGGAGTTGTAGTCTAGGCAGGCTCAGGCTCACCTGAGTTTTAACCTTTGcagtgcccctcccccacctttcggGGGCGTTTACACCTGTGCCAGCTAGACCTAGGGAACCTCGCCCCTCCGAGATCCTTTCTCCTTCTGGTTTTTTAGTTGGCCGACCCAATTACAGCTGTTCACTATTCTAATGGGCGCTGAAGCTCTGCCTACTCTTGACAGTTTATACAGCCTGAGTTGTGAATTGGGAATACCCTGACTTCTCTCCTTCCAGCCCTCTGGGAATCCAAACACATCTTAATGCCAACTCCCCCTAAACGCCCCTCTTGTAGTTGGTTGCTATTCCCCGGggaagttcaataattttaagtgCCAAATGTCTTTCTTGATTCATTTCTTATTcgtttgaaaaattaaaaatgaatatgtgATGCTTAATGCTGCCTGTAAGGTAATACATCAGTATTTTATGTCTTTCAGAATATTCAGGCTTGATTGAGGCAGTCTGTTAATATATCAGGTAACAGAGATTTTAGATTAGTTTTAAAGcaacttatttttaattattttcaatgCACATTCTCAGGAGCCCATgtacattattaaaaaaaaacaaaccccgaGGTATATCACCTAACAACTATCAAATCatctaagattttaaaaaattcaatattgGGGGCTACAGCAAAAATCAGGAGCAATAATTCACCATTGGTAAAGTTGTAAGGTGATCAGACTGttttggaaagcaatgtggaattatataataaattttaaaaatttccaatattctgtgacccagcaattccactattAGATTTATATTGTAAAGAGGTtattgacagaaagaaaaaaaccttgtACAAAATAGTACTatataaatagcaaaaaaaaaagctagagacAAACTATATTCCCAGAAGGGGCATGGTTGAATTAAATTTTCTTATATGAACATAAAGAGAGGCTCCTGAGTAGAATAGGTGGCTTAGCCTTGGAGCGTGAAAGATCTGAGTTAGATCCATACTAACTGGATGATCTTGGGCAAACAACGGCATCTCTTCTTAGTACCCCAGGCCACTTTATGAGGTTCTAAATTACAGAATAACAGTTGATTTAAATCAGTGGAGAAAGTTTCCACATCAGGGAAGTCACTGAAAAAAGTCCTACGTTTAGTGTCTCCCTACCCCtattaatttaatgaaatatatgaTAAACAATTgtgaagaattatttttaaaaatatattttttctttcccccaattgcatgttaaaacaattttgaaacattttttaaaaaagttttgagttccaaattctatctctcctctccttcccttccctccctcacccttctctgagactgtaagtagtcagatataggttatacacatgccgTTATATAACACATTTctatgttagtcattttgtacaggaagactcagaaaagaaaatgaaagaaaagtgaaaaatagcatgcttcagtctatatttaATCAATATCCATTCTTCCTCTGGAgtcagatagcatgcttcatcgctagtcctttgggattgtcttggatcgttgtattgctgagaatggctgaGTCATTAATAATTCTTCATCGAatactattgctgttactgtgtacaacattctcttggttctgttcacttcacccagcatcagttcatgtaagtctttccaggtttttctgaaatcactctgcatgtcatttcctatagcacaataatattccattacaatcatatatcacagcttgttcagccatttcccaactgatggacatccctttgatttccaattctttgccaccacaaaaagagctgctatagatatttttgtacatataggtccctttcccttttttggatgtctttgggatatagacctaacagtggtattgctggatcaaagggcatacatggtattatagccctttgagcatattCCAAATTGGTCTTcagaatgactgaatcagttcacaacttcaccgacagtgcattagtgtcccagttttcccacatcccctccaacatcaacattttccttttttttttgtcatattagccaatctgataggtatgggaTGGtacaagaattatttttaaaaggaagacttttgaaataatttagagataaaaatagattcacaagatctttctctctctctttctatctctccaggTAAGACCATATAGAGATATTACTCAACAATGCAACAATACAGGACTGTTCCCTactacatcatcatcattattattaacaagGTACATAACTTTCCTTTTTACCATAAGTGTAATACAGTTCAATGTACAATCATTAACAGTCacttttgtgttattttgtttaacttttcagggatttttaaaaatttgtttttataaaaaaaattctccattaaaaaaaacaaaacttttgatTCCATCTCTGTGGGTATGCTTCTTTCACCAACGCATATTACAACTCTTTCCCAATATTAGCAGTTTTCTACAATGTTGAGGCCAAAAACATTCATCCCTTAATGAGCCTTTCCCCACTTAGGCTGGTTCTTGGGTGGTAGTCACAGACTTTATCTCAGTCTGTCCAGCTTAGTGTAGGACATGTTAGAGCATATGTTCCATTATCACATCCTTTGAAGACCAAGGTTCATGCTGATACCACAtcgatttttttcttttttttttttgagagcagtATAGTGAAGTTTAGGGGGttttaaaaatctcattggaGATAAACTGCATTGTTCTTTTGGTGTCACCAAgcataaagaagaaaatgtacctttgaagagaaaaaagattacCAGGATTGATGTATCATGTACTAATAAGCAGCCTAGATTAGGGTGGTACTAGTAGTAATTTGGCAGTTATTTTTGTTTAATAAGTTAGTGACAGCACTACATAATTTGTAGGTAATCATAgacatttctttttaaactctACCAATCTTCCAAGAGCCAGCTCAGATCTCTCATCTCTGTTAACTCTTCCCCAGTTATTTATGGTAATTTCTCCCCCATTTGAACATATATAGTTTATAGGTAGGTTGTAGAATTCAGAAACTAGAATTCACTTCAGAAAACTTTTGCTAAATTCCtattggggtggagccaagatagcagaataGTAGGAAGCAGTACAACTTATCCTCCttagcccccaaaacaaaaacatatcccaatagatggagaaaatacaccagaccaaatcctgatggtGAAATCCCGCAGATGAGTCATTTGTTCACCCCAGGTTagcatagacagacagacagatatctGTAGACACCAGAGACTGGCTCATTGATGCTTGGGTGTAAGCACCCAGAGAGAAGCTGTGCGCCAGAGCAAAACAAAGTCCTAGAATACCAGGGTACCCTCAGACTCAGACTAGGGCACTACACTGGCAGCTTTGTCATCTACTACTTAGGGCAAATGAGAAGAAGAGCTGTGCGTAGGGTATCAAAGAAAACCTGCACAATATATCAAGAAAAGAGGAAGTTCAAAAACAAGCAGCAGCCATGTGTCTCACAACCCAGGAGTAGAGTGGAGCTCAGTGCCAGCTCAGACCAAAGGAGAGCCTACAGTTGTGTCACTCTGAATCATCAGAGGTATCCAGCTGGCTGAGAGTCACTGAATCCAACATCAGCCTATTGTTGTTGAGACTTAAATCCCAAAGTCAGGAATCTGCAGAACTCAAACCAGGtgggcagcaatcagactttgccctggatcagattACTTTGGGAGCATTGAAGCTTGCAGGTCCCTAGCCTGTTCTCGAGAGCCTAGGTTAACACAACATTTGATACAGAAAGAGCACCAGTCTTGATCTTCCCTCTGGAAGTATGGCAGAACCCAGCCCTAATATCACATCTAAAGTCAGAAAGTAGTCAGGAAaaataaacagacaaaaaaagaacccCACCATAAAAGGGCTATTGTAGTGGCAGGAaagctcaagacacaaaatcagaatgaaagaatgactgtaaaacatctacaagcaaatcCTCATAGGAAAACACAGCttaggcacaaattcaactagaattcctgaaagaggaGAAGCAATTCCTtctcattgggggtggggggtggggcgggagtggagagggaggaagggagagaatttagaactcagagttttaggaggaatgttaaaaattgtttttacatgtaactggagaaaaataaaatatcaaataaaagctggaaaaaagatgaagcaagagtttttaaagattgaattttttttataaatgaaatgagaacacttaaaaatggaagagaaatgagagctatgcaagaaagaattggaagagaattaatagcttggcatAAGATGTACAAAACTCTGCCCAAGCAGCAAACTCCCTGAAACttcaaatagaagccaatgattccatgaggcaacaggaaatatttttttaaaaagtcttcagAAGAAAATGtctaagaaaatataaggtatctcatagcaaaaataaATGACCTGAATAACaaattgagaagaaaataatttaaaaatcattggacaaTCTGAATTCCGTGAccaaagaaaagagcctagactcTTTCAAGAaaccttaaaagaaaactgcccaaatgtcttagaaacagaaggaaaagtggaaatagaacccaccaattacctcctgaaagaacaccaaaatgaaaactcccaggaatatcatagccaaaaccCAGTGTTtccaagtcaaaaaaaaaatttactgcaggcaaccagaaagaaagaattccaaCTACCAGGGAGCCAGTCAGGATCAGACATAATTTAGCAGCCACTTTTATAAAGGAGTagagaacttaaaacacaatattgcaAAAGGCAAAAGCAATTGCAAAAGcgaccaagaataacttacccagaaaaattgagtataatactacaGGGGTAAAAATgggtctttaatgaaatagaggacttccaagcattcctgatgaagagaccagagctgtgTAGAGATTCTGACGTTCAAACAtgggagtgaagagaaacataaaaaggtaaacatgaataagCAATGATAGAGGACTAAACAAGAATAAACTGCTAACTTTCAAATATGGGGAAatgatacatgtgtcccctctgaaccctatcatcatcgGGGTCATAGAGAATCTAATTAGACAAGTCTTGGGAGGGGTTCTATTATATCTTGATCTTAAGAGATGAATGAAGAAAGTGGGGAAGAGCAATACCTTTGGGAAGGAAGGTTAGGGGAAATGATCTCACACAATTGGGATTCAAAAGTAGAAGTCTACACAAAGAAGGAGGATGGTGGTAGGAGGAATGGCTGAGACTCAAATCTGACTCTTGTCTGAACTGGtctgaagaaggaagaatacacacagaGTTGATTACAGAagtacatttcactcaacagtgaactagaatggggagaggagaagaaattaGAAGGATAGAAAATTAAGGGAGAGTTTAATCC
This region of Trichosurus vulpecula isolate mTriVul1 chromosome 3, mTriVul1.pri, whole genome shotgun sequence genomic DNA includes:
- the SOWAHA gene encoding ankyrin repeat domain-containing protein SOWAHA, which translates into the protein MALAAAAAAAAAGVSQAAVLGFLQERGGKVRNSEFVSRFKPLLDAGDPGGRAARRKCFKQFVNDVAVVKELDGVKFVVLRKKPRASFTPRPAPPTPSEAAGDPLPGDPPTSEAQELDTDLPAELPLQTSSDAAAAQEHRSPSPPSEEQPPSPPSEELLLSPLSEELPPYPDLKEAAAAAPTPTPALQSRYTPAAPPQTPAAPEELPPLQPRKPCMLPVRCVPSVIRVRADEQGLRRQLSEEPAVAASSLLPVPGDSPRLRRRLSVEESGLGLALGGGRSPHLRRLSRAGPRLLSPEIEELPSTVPQPPPPTVPLEPAEHEWLVRAAGGRWTHQLHGLLLRDRSLAAKRDFMSGFTALHWAAKSGDRDMVLQLVEVARRGGAPVDVNARSHGGYTPLHLAALHGHEDAAILLVERLGAQVLVRDHSGRRAYQYLRPGASYALRLLLGDPALRCPVEHDGPARRPVQVAASILSSTTSAFLGVLADDLMLQDLARGIRKSGSFSKFLGASPMAPRKKAKARPGLPAFPSASTQASTTGSKRWPGTDIFQSH